One window from the genome of Paracoccus marcusii encodes:
- a CDS encoding outer membrane protein assembly factor BamD: MAGSKISASVVAAVLAGVVLTGCGGNRDAAQKQNLDRFTAEEIYKRGEFELENSGDPEDAVVYFSEIERLYPYSEWAKRALIMQAYGNHKAGNYEEARGAAQRFLDTYPTDEDAAYAQYLLALSYYDQIDDVGRDQGLTFQALQGLRTVIEQYPDSEYARSSILKFDLAFDHLAAKEMEIGRYYLKQGHYAASVNRFRVVVEEFQTTTQTPEALLRLVEAYLALGLLDEAQTAGAILGHNFQSSPFYDDAFRQLRGRGLSAEVRGDSWLTNVYRQTIQGRWL, from the coding sequence ATGGCGGGCTCGAAAATCTCGGCTTCGGTGGTGGCTGCGGTGCTGGCGGGCGTTGTCCTGACTGGCTGCGGCGGCAACCGGGACGCGGCGCAAAAGCAAAATCTGGACCGCTTTACGGCCGAGGAAATCTACAAGCGGGGCGAGTTCGAGCTGGAGAACAGCGGCGATCCCGAGGATGCCGTCGTCTATTTCAGCGAGATCGAGCGGCTGTATCCCTATTCCGAATGGGCCAAGCGCGCGCTGATCATGCAGGCCTATGGCAACCACAAGGCGGGCAATTACGAAGAGGCCCGCGGCGCGGCGCAGCGGTTCCTGGACACCTATCCGACCGATGAGGATGCCGCCTATGCGCAGTATCTGCTGGCGCTGTCCTATTACGATCAGATCGATGACGTCGGGCGCGATCAGGGCCTGACCTTTCAGGCACTGCAGGGGCTGCGGACGGTGATCGAGCAGTATCCCGACAGCGAATATGCCCGCAGTTCGATCCTGAAGTTCGACCTGGCGTTCGATCACCTGGCCGCCAAGGAAATGGAGATCGGGCGTTATTACCTGAAGCAGGGGCATTACGCAGCGTCGGTGAACCGGTTCCGCGTGGTGGTCGAGGAGTTCCAGACGACCACCCAGACCCCCGAGGCGCTGCTGCGTCTGGTCGAGGCTTATCTGGCCCTTGGACTGCTGGACGAGGCGCAGACGGCGGGCGCCATCCTGGGACACAATTTCCAGTCCTCGCCCTTCTATGACGACGCGTTCCGGCAGCTGCGCGGCCGCGGCCTGTCGGCCGAGGTGCGCGGTGACAGCTGGCTGACCAACGTCTATCGCCAGACCATCCAGGGACGCTGGCTGTAA
- the recN gene encoding DNA repair protein RecN, translated as MLRSLDIRDMLLIDRLELSFGPGLNVLTGETGAGKSILLDCLGFVLGWRSRAELVRQGAAQGEVQAVFDLPEVHPARALLAEAGITIDDDELILRRVNTLDGRKTGWVNDRRVSGEVLRQLSEVLVELHGQHDDRGLLNSRGHRTLLDAFGAMDLSAVRRTWAARRDADRALAEAEAALAAARQEEEFLRHAVAELDKLAPEPGEEQRLDIARRAMQGAERIRDDVARALQMLAGDGAEGAMVDAARWLEGASEQAEGRLDEPLAALSRALIELGEATRGVEDTLAALDFDPHALESTEERLFALRALARKHDILPDDLAGLAQQLRDRLERLDASEARMGDLRRAARDAQADYDAAADALTAARTEAATRLDRAVTAELVPLKMERAVFRTVVSPAEPGPDGRDTVAFTVATNPGAPSGPLDKIASGGELSRFLLALKVCLARGNDALVMIFDEIDRGVGGATADAVGRRLQNLADGAQVLVITHSPQVAALGAVHFRVSKSVTDGMTTSTVTPLPQPERVAEIARMLSGDRVTDAATEAARALLDG; from the coding sequence ATGCTGAGATCGCTGGACATCCGCGACATGCTGCTGATCGACCGGCTGGAGCTGTCGTTCGGCCCCGGCCTGAACGTGCTGACCGGAGAGACCGGCGCGGGCAAGTCCATCCTGCTGGATTGCTTGGGGTTCGTCCTGGGCTGGCGCAGTCGTGCCGAGCTAGTCCGCCAGGGGGCCGCGCAGGGCGAGGTTCAGGCGGTGTTCGACCTGCCGGAGGTTCATCCCGCCCGCGCCCTGCTGGCCGAGGCCGGGATCACGATCGATGACGACGAGCTGATCCTGCGCCGCGTGAACACGCTGGATGGGCGCAAGACGGGCTGGGTCAATGACCGCCGGGTGTCGGGCGAGGTTCTGCGGCAGCTGTCCGAGGTCCTGGTCGAGCTGCACGGGCAGCATGACGACCGCGGGCTGTTGAATTCGCGCGGGCATCGCACCCTGCTGGACGCGTTCGGCGCGATGGACCTGTCGGCGGTCCGCCGCACCTGGGCCGCACGCCGCGATGCGGACCGGGCGCTGGCAGAGGCCGAGGCCGCGTTGGCCGCCGCCCGGCAGGAAGAAGAGTTTCTGCGCCACGCCGTGGCGGAACTGGACAAGCTGGCCCCCGAACCCGGCGAGGAACAGCGCCTGGACATCGCGCGCCGCGCCATGCAGGGCGCGGAGCGCATCCGGGATGACGTGGCGCGCGCTCTGCAGATGCTGGCGGGAGACGGTGCCGAAGGCGCGATGGTCGACGCAGCGCGCTGGTTGGAGGGCGCATCCGAGCAGGCCGAGGGTCGACTGGACGAGCCGCTGGCCGCCCTGTCACGCGCGCTGATCGAGCTGGGCGAGGCCACCCGCGGGGTCGAGGACACGCTGGCCGCGCTGGATTTCGATCCGCACGCGCTGGAATCGACCGAGGAGCGGCTGTTCGCGCTGCGTGCCTTGGCGCGAAAGCATGACATCCTGCCCGACGATCTGGCCGGTCTGGCGCAGCAGTTGCGCGACCGGCTGGAGCGTCTGGATGCCAGCGAGGCGCGGATGGGCGATCTGCGCCGTGCGGCGCGGGACGCTCAGGCGGACTATGATGCCGCGGCCGATGCGCTGACCGCTGCCCGCACCGAGGCCGCGACCCGGTTGGACCGCGCCGTAACCGCTGAATTGGTGCCGCTGAAGATGGAACGTGCGGTCTTTCGCACCGTCGTATCGCCCGCCGAGCCCGGGCCGGACGGGCGCGATACCGTGGCGTTCACGGTGGCGACCAACCCGGGCGCACCGTCGGGACCGCTGGACAAGATCGCCTCCGGTGGCGAACTGTCCCGCTTTCTGTTGGCGCTGAAGGTCTGCCTGGCGCGGGGGAATGACGCATTGGTCATGATCTTCGACGAGATCGATCGCGGGGTCGGCGGGGCCACCGCCGATGCCGTCGGCCGCCGTCTGCAGAATCTTGCGGATGGTGCGCAGGTGCTGGTCATCACCCATTCGCCGCAGGTCGCGGCCTTGGGCGCGGTGCATTTCCGGGTGTCGAAATCGGTGACCGACGGGATGACCACCTCCACCGTCACGCCGCTGCCTCAACCCGAGCGCGTGGCCGAGATCGCGCGCATGCTGTCGGGCGACCGTGTCACCGACGCTGCGACCGAGGCTGCGCGCGCCTTGTTGGACGGTTAG
- the mmsB gene encoding 3-hydroxyisobutyrate dehydrogenase, protein MKIGFIGLGNMGAPMAANLAAAGHQVTGFDTAAPAPAGVTLAASATKAVSGADVVFTMLPNGQILRDVADQIIPAMQQGAVLCDCSTVDVDSARAVAQAARAAGLGALDAPVSGGTGGAQAGTLTFMVGGAEADFATVQPLFAVMGQKAVHCGDSGAGQAAKICNNMILGVTMIATCEAFALADKLGLDRQKMFDVVSTSSGYSWSMNAYCPAPGVGPVSPADNGYKPGFAAELMLKDLGLSQQAAESVGAQTPMGALAHQQYDDFVTREDGRGQDFSAMLPRFTARNG, encoded by the coding sequence ATGAAGATCGGCTTCATCGGACTGGGCAACATGGGCGCGCCCATGGCCGCCAACTTGGCTGCCGCGGGCCATCAGGTCACGGGTTTCGACACCGCGGCCCCCGCCCCCGCGGGCGTGACCCTCGCCGCCAGCGCGACCAAGGCGGTGTCGGGCGCGGATGTTGTCTTCACCATGCTGCCCAATGGCCAGATCCTGCGCGACGTGGCCGACCAGATCATCCCCGCCATGCAGCAGGGCGCGGTCCTGTGCGACTGTTCCACCGTCGACGTGGACAGCGCGCGCGCCGTGGCGCAAGCGGCCCGCGCGGCGGGGCTGGGTGCGCTGGACGCGCCCGTTTCGGGCGGCACCGGCGGCGCACAGGCCGGCACGCTGACCTTCATGGTAGGTGGCGCCGAAGCCGATTTCGCCACCGTCCAGCCGCTGTTCGCGGTCATGGGCCAGAAGGCCGTCCATTGCGGCGACAGCGGCGCCGGACAGGCGGCCAAGATCTGCAACAACATGATCCTGGGCGTCACGATGATCGCCACCTGCGAAGCCTTTGCCTTGGCCGACAAGCTGGGGCTGGACCGCCAGAAGATGTTCGACGTCGTGTCGACCAGTTCGGGCTATAGCTGGTCGATGAACGCCTACTGCCCGGCGCCGGGCGTGGGCCCTGTCAGCCCCGCGGACAACGGCTACAAGCCCGGCTTTGCCGCCGAACTGATGCTCAAGGATCTTGGCCTGTCCCAGCAGGCGGCCGAATCGGTCGGCGCGCAGACCCCGATGGGGGCGTTGGCGCATCAACAATATGACGACTTCGTCACCCGCGAAGACGGCCGGGGACAGGATTTTTCGGCCATGCTGCCCCGATTTACGGCGCGGAACGGTTGA
- a CDS encoding enoyl-CoA hydratase/isomerase family protein translates to MDDLTIRTAGRAGRITFTRPKALNALTHTMARAINDALDGWRDDPAVALVIIDAEGDRAFCAGGDIAAVYHAGRAGDHQVGRDFFRDEYRMNAAIADFPKPIVAFMQGFVMGGGVGVGGHASHRIVGDTTRIAMPESGIGLIPDVGGTWLLGRAPGRIGEYLAMTGGRMTAGDAIHAGFADMYIPEADWPGLIAMLEDSGDVTGLRGHPAPAATLDRRDLSAFGGRTLADITAALQEAGDDESLEALRRNSPLSMAAGLAMVRAARGDDCMQQSLSREYRFTARATAESDFLEGVRAQIIDKDRKPVWRRDASDDTLRAMLAPLGDDELQWETAE, encoded by the coding sequence ATGGACGACCTGACCATCCGCACCGCCGGGCGCGCCGGGCGCATTACCTTTACCCGGCCCAAGGCGCTGAACGCTCTGACCCATACCATGGCCCGCGCCATCAATGACGCTTTGGACGGGTGGCGCGACGATCCTGCGGTCGCGCTGGTCATCATCGATGCCGAAGGGGACCGCGCCTTCTGCGCCGGGGGCGACATCGCCGCCGTCTATCACGCGGGCCGCGCGGGCGATCACCAGGTCGGGCGCGACTTCTTTCGCGACGAATACCGCATGAACGCGGCCATCGCCGATTTCCCCAAGCCCATCGTGGCTTTCATGCAAGGGTTCGTCATGGGCGGCGGCGTGGGGGTGGGCGGTCATGCCAGCCACCGGATCGTCGGCGACACGACGCGCATCGCGATGCCCGAAAGCGGCATCGGCCTGATCCCCGACGTGGGCGGCACCTGGCTGCTGGGTCGCGCGCCGGGGCGGATCGGTGAATACCTGGCGATGACCGGTGGTCGGATGACGGCAGGCGACGCGATCCATGCCGGCTTTGCGGACATGTACATTCCCGAAGCGGACTGGCCGGGCCTGATCGCCATGCTGGAGGACAGCGGCGACGTGACCGGCCTGCGCGGCCACCCTGCCCCCGCGGCGACGCTGGACCGGCGCGACCTGTCCGCCTTTGGTGGCCGCACCCTGGCCGATATCACCGCCGCGTTGCAGGAGGCGGGCGACGACGAATCGCTGGAGGCGCTGCGGCGCAATTCGCCGCTGTCGATGGCGGCGGGGCTGGCGATGGTGCGTGCGGCCCGCGGCGACGATTGCATGCAGCAGTCGCTGTCGCGCGAATACCGCTTTACCGCCCGCGCCACGGCCGAAAGCGATTTCCTGGAGGGCGTGCGCGCCCAGATCATCGACAAGGATCGCAAGCCCGTCTGGCGCCGCGACGCGTCCGATGACACGCTGCGCGCGATGCTGGCCCCGCTTGGGGATGACGAACTGCAATGGGAGACTGCAGAATGA
- a CDS encoding acyl-CoA dehydrogenase family protein, translated as MDFALTEEQQAIFDMARDFGADRIAPHAQDWERQGTIPRDLWPDVAALGLGGIFVSEDHGGTGLSRLDGTLVFEALSMACPSVASFLSIHNMCGGMIDKFGSDQARDRWLPDLCSMTRIFSYCLTEPGSGSDAAALRTRADRDDQGWRLNGTKAFISGGGYSDVYVAMVRSGGDGPKGISTVIVENGTPGLSFGGLEDKMGWRSQPTTQVQFDDCTVPADNLLGEEGRGFSYAMAGLDGGRLNIAAAALGGAQSALDRTLAYMGDRKAFGKSLDQFQALQFRLAEMETALQSARIFLRQAAWKLDQGAPDATKFCAMAKLHVTDRAFEVANQCLQLHGGYGYLADYGIEKIVRDLRVHQILEGTNEIMRLIISRALLAERA; from the coding sequence ATGGATTTCGCACTGACCGAGGAACAGCAGGCCATCTTCGACATGGCCCGCGATTTTGGGGCCGACCGCATCGCGCCCCATGCGCAGGACTGGGAACGTCAGGGCACCATCCCGCGCGACCTCTGGCCCGACGTGGCGGCCCTGGGCCTGGGCGGCATCTTCGTCTCCGAGGATCACGGCGGCACGGGGCTGTCGCGTCTCGACGGCACGCTGGTCTTCGAGGCGCTGTCGATGGCCTGCCCCTCGGTCGCGTCCTTCCTGTCGATCCACAACATGTGCGGCGGCATGATCGACAAGTTCGGCAGCGATCAGGCCCGCGACCGCTGGCTGCCCGACCTGTGTTCGATGACCCGCATCTTCAGCTATTGCCTGACCGAACCGGGGTCCGGGTCCGACGCAGCCGCGCTCCGCACCCGCGCCGACCGTGACGATCAGGGCTGGCGGCTGAACGGGACCAAGGCCTTCATCAGCGGCGGCGGCTACAGCGATGTCTATGTCGCCATGGTCCGCAGCGGCGGCGACGGCCCCAAGGGCATCAGCACCGTCATCGTCGAGAACGGCACGCCGGGCCTCTCCTTCGGGGGGCTTGAGGACAAGATGGGCTGGCGGTCCCAGCCCACCACCCAGGTCCAGTTCGACGACTGCACCGTGCCTGCCGACAACCTTCTGGGCGAGGAGGGCCGCGGCTTCAGCTACGCCATGGCCGGACTGGACGGGGGGCGCCTGAACATCGCCGCCGCCGCCCTAGGCGGCGCGCAATCGGCGCTGGACCGCACGCTGGCCTATATGGGCGACCGCAAGGCCTTCGGCAAATCACTGGACCAGTTCCAGGCCCTGCAGTTCCGTCTGGCCGAGATGGAGACCGCCCTGCAATCGGCCCGCATTTTCCTGCGCCAGGCGGCGTGGAAGCTGGATCAGGGCGCGCCGGACGCCACCAAGTTCTGCGCCATGGCGAAACTGCACGTCACCGACCGCGCCTTCGAGGTCGCGAACCAATGCCTGCAGCTGCACGGCGGCTATGGCTATCTGGCCGATTACGGCATCGAGAAGATCGTGCGCGACCTGCGCGTCCACCAGATCCTGGAGGGCACGAACGAGATCATGCGCCTGATCATCAGCCGCGCCCTGTTGGCGGAAAGGGCCTGA
- a CDS encoding carboxylate-amine ligase: MTTDPDFTLGIEEEYLLVDAETFQLAAAPDALMQALTADLGEQVSPEFLRCQVEIGTPVSADIRAAGDHLRLLRGTVARRAAEHGLAPISASCHTQADWREQDHTDKDRYNQLSRDMGGVARRMLICGMHVHVGIPDPAQRIDLMNQLAYFLPHLLALSASSPFWMGEDSGLASYRTTVFGDMPRTGLPPQMGSWDEFERSVQALTDLGIIEDSSKIWWDLRPSSKYPTLETRICDACPRIEDALTLAALIQTTLRMLWRLSRANQRWRQYEPFLLAENRWRALRYGTTEGLIDFGAGRIIPFDQIADDWLGLIAQDADALDCQPHVARLRDMVAHGTAAEAQRAVHARARQAGADPDDALRAVTRHLVQEFTRDL; the protein is encoded by the coding sequence ATGACGACTGATCCCGACTTCACCCTGGGTATCGAGGAGGAATATCTCCTTGTCGATGCCGAAACCTTCCAGCTGGCCGCGGCCCCCGACGCGCTGATGCAGGCGCTCACGGCCGATTTGGGCGAGCAGGTCAGCCCCGAATTCCTGCGCTGCCAGGTCGAGATCGGCACCCCGGTCAGCGCCGACATCCGCGCCGCGGGCGATCACCTGCGCCTCCTGCGCGGCACCGTCGCCCGGCGCGCCGCCGAACATGGGCTGGCGCCCATCTCGGCCTCCTGCCACACGCAGGCCGACTGGCGCGAACAGGATCATACCGACAAGGACCGCTACAATCAGCTGTCGCGCGACATGGGCGGCGTGGCGCGGCGCATGCTGATCTGCGGCATGCATGTCCATGTGGGCATCCCAGACCCTGCGCAGCGCATCGACCTGATGAACCAGCTGGCCTATTTCCTGCCGCATCTGCTGGCCTTGTCCGCCTCCAGCCCCTTCTGGATGGGCGAGGATTCGGGCCTTGCCTCGTACCGCACCACGGTCTTCGGCGACATGCCCCGCACCGGCCTGCCGCCGCAGATGGGCAGCTGGGACGAATTCGAACGCTCGGTCCAGGCCCTGACCGACCTTGGCATCATCGAGGACAGCAGCAAGATCTGGTGGGACCTGCGCCCCAGCAGCAAATACCCAACGCTGGAGACCCGCATCTGCGACGCCTGCCCGCGGATCGAGGATGCGTTGACCCTGGCTGCGCTGATCCAGACCACGCTGCGCATGCTGTGGCGCCTGTCGCGCGCCAATCAGCGCTGGCGGCAGTACGAGCCCTTCCTGCTTGCCGAGAACCGATGGCGCGCGCTGCGCTATGGCACCACCGAGGGTCTGATCGATTTCGGCGCGGGGCGGATCATCCCGTTCGACCAGATCGCCGACGACTGGCTGGGCCTGATTGCGCAGGATGCCGACGCGCTGGACTGTCAGCCCCATGTGGCCCGCCTGCGAGACATGGTGGCGCATGGCACCGCGGCCGAGGCGCAGCGCGCCGTCCATGCCCGCGCGCGTCAGGCCGGGGCCGACCCCGACGACGCGCTGCGCGCCGTCACCCGCCATCTGGTGCAGGAGTTCACCCGCGATCTGTAA